One window of the Balaenoptera ricei isolate mBalRic1 chromosome X, mBalRic1.hap2, whole genome shotgun sequence genome contains the following:
- the LOC132357158 gene encoding uncharacterized protein LOC132357158, giving the protein MTADARRSRGLGGAQAAVGGGTAHLVQWVPAPAGLAKLACRRGGRSQLCAGLGARPAAAGRASDPALWAAAGCVVRLLRGVKLLGCCSSCRSLAQGRWSTPTLPTPLGLDVLTLQVALGRSTRSAPRSSWLSRSPPPHLVSLPPGPQRSPGFSDGRSSGVPTCGGPLCSCCSSGPGPWRATTRNPAGNSALISNLSSSDVPDVVLDFFDCQQNDSSKPITSLLRNQGVPHPRDTAKPASPRPFWFTLFQNATPMCPAWPAMSSSPGLPKRNHRGQLALE; this is encoded by the exons ATGACTGCGGACGCCAGAAGGAGCAGAGGGCTGGGCGGCGCACAGGCTGCGGTAGGAGGCGGGACCGCGCATCTCGTTCAATGGGTCCCGGCGCCTGCCGGATTGGCTAAGCTCGCTTGCCGTCGGGGTGGGCGGAGCCAGTTGTGCGCCGGGCTTGGGGCCCGCCCAGCGGCAGCCGGACGTGCTTCAGACCCCGCGCTCTGGGCAGCGGCTGGGTGCGTGGTCCGGTTGCTGCGTGGAGTGAAGCTGCTGGGCTGCTGCTCTTCTTGCCGCTCCCTGGCTCAGGGCCGCTGGTcgacccccaccctccccactccccttggCCTCGATGTTCTCACCTTACAGGTGGCTCTTGGCCGAAGCACGAGGTCCGCGCCCCGCTCCTCTTGGTTAtcccgctccccccccccccacctggtctctcttcctcccGGTCCGCAGCGGTCTCCAGGGTTCTCCGACGGTCGGAGCTCTGGCGTCCCGACATGCGGCGGGCCGCTGTGCTCCTGCTGCTCATCAGGACCCGGCCCTTGGAGGGCGACGACCCGAAACCCAGCTGGAAATTCCGCTTTGATTTCTAACCTCTCCTCGTCTGATGTTCCTGACGTCGTTCTGGACTTCTTCGATTG CCAGCAGAACGATTCAAGCAAGCCAATCACATCCTTGCTTAGGAACCAGGGGGTACCTCACCCTCGTGATACTGCAAAGCCCGCTTCCCCCAGACCCTTCTGGTTCACGCTGTTCCAGAATGCAACCCCCATGTGTCCTGCATGGCCTGCGATGTCCTCCTCTCCTGGGCTGCCCAAGAG aaaccaTAGAGGACAGCTGGCATTGGAATGA